The Pseudomonas sp. GD03919 region AGCTCCTCCGACTTTCTTGACATTATATATTTATATGGGAAAATATAAATAAGAGAATAAGAAAGAGGGATATATGAGTGGAGATAATAAGAAGTTTGATATTTATGTTGGTGAAATCAACGACCTTTTAGTTTCTTATGTCAATAAAGAAACTGCTTATGATGTTTGTAGCGTGTATTTGATTGATGATTATGACGCTTATTTGTCAATCATCGAAAAAGTAAAAGAGATTGAAAGCAAATATTCATTTGCTAGAAAAGTCTCTTTTATTGAAGTTCCTAGTAAAACCTTCGCAAAGATAAACGCAACGAATTCCCCATCATTTAAACTTATTAAGTCAAAGAAGTGCTCTGCCCTTCTTCTTAATAGTTATGTGAGTGAAAACCCTAATCTTGCAGAAATTTTCACAATGGAAAATGTGAGTGCAGGGAAAATCAAATTATATGAGAAGATTTTTCAAGATTGTCTTTATCTCTCATATAAAGATTATGCAACTAAAGAAACAGTAATAATCAAAAGAAATATTGGAATTGGAACTGTAATTTTCTCCAATAATCATTTTGCAACTGAAAAAAAAGCAACAATGATGAGAATTGATAGAAAAGAAAATCAGCCAAATGTCATCAAATACAGAGATTGGTATTTGTTAGAAATGGACAATGACATTCAACAATTAGTCAATATGGTTGAGTGCTGACGGCTGGTCATTTAGAACGCTTGAACGAGTTCAAGCGTCCTAAAAGACCTTACTATTTTATTCCAAGTATCGCCCGACCTTCGCTTATGGCATTGGAAAAAACTAACCAATGCTTTTCTCGAATAATTTCTCTTGGTAATACATAGCCTGCTATATTTTCTATCCTAAATAAAATATCAGATGCATCAACAAAAGAGCCTCCTTTACAAAGAAATAAGAAGTATGAAACTGCTACAGACATTACCGCTTCATCTTCATTCATCTTGGCTGCCCAAGCAGTTTCAACTAATTTAGAGTATTCAATCGCACTAGGAAAAATATGGATGTCAATCTTGTATTCTTTTCTTAACTTCGACCCTATTTGTTCGATGTAAATATTTTTATTTTTACTAAATCCGAACATCACGCACTCCATAATTACTGCGACGTAATGGCTCAATGATATATCGGTGGTAAGGGTAAAGACCACAGGTGATAAATGTGTGAGATTCACCCCTACCATTCGAAAGCGGTCATATCGTGATTGCCCGGGCACGCGACAAGGTGCGTTTCCCGGCGCGTTTTCAGTTGGTGGCGGCGATGAATCCCTGCCCGTGTGGCTACCTGGGTGACCCAAGCAACCGCTGTCGCTGCACGCCGGAGCAGATCCAGCGCTACCGCGCCAAGCTGTCGGGGCCACTGCTCGACCGCATCGACCTGCACCTTACGGTAGCCCGCGAAACAACGGCCCTCAATGCCGCACCGCAGGATGGCGAAAGCACCGCTCAGGCCGCCGCCAAGGTCGCGCAGGCCCGCGCCCGGCAACTGCAGCGCCAGGGCGTGGCCAACGCCTTTCTCGACTTGCCCGGTCTGCGCCAGCATTGCGCCCTGGGCGATGCAGACCGGCAGTGGCTGGAGGGCGCCTGCGAACGCCTGGGTCTGTCCCTGCGCGCGGCCCATCGCGTGCTCAAGGTCGCGCGAACCCTGGCCGACCTGGCAGAGGAACAGCACATCAGCCGTGCCCACCTGGCCGAAGCGCTGCAGTATCGCCCCGCAGCAGGGTGACTCAACGGAAGCGCTCGACCTCCTGACGCAGTTGCGAAGCCAGATGATCCAGCTCGCGCGCAGTGTCGGCCAGGTTGGCCACCACTTGCCGCTGCTCACCATTGGCCTGGGCAATGCTCTGCAGGTTGGCGCTGAGCACGGTCGCGGTACTGCTCTGCTCGCTGGTGGCGGTGGTGATGGCGGCGAATTGCTCACCGGCGGCATCGCTCTGCTCGCTGATCTGCGCCAGCGCTGACGCCACCTTGGCGTTGCGCTCCAGACCGTCCTGCATGAGCTGCCGGCCCTGCTCCATGGTGGCGATGGCGCTGCCGGTTTCACTCTGGATGCTGCCGATCATCGCCGAGATCTCATTGGTTGCCTCACGGGTGCGTCCGGCCAGGTTGCGCACCTCGTTGGCGACCACGGCAATCACGGCCAGCAGCAAGGTGATGGCGCTGCCCATGGCCAACTGAGTACCGACACGCCAGGTCACCGCCTGGATTTCCTCGCGCGGCATGCTTGCCAGCACCGTCCAGGGGCCACCGGCGAACGGCATGGCGACGCTGTAGAACATCTGCCCGGCATCCGTCCAGAAGCCGCCCACACCGGGACGGGCAATCCGCTCACTCAGGGCTGCCGGCAGTGTCTCCAGAGCGCCCGTGCCAGCGGGCTTGACCAGCCACTTGCCGTGCTCGTCGAGCACCGCCAGTGAACCTGTGTTGCCAATGCGGAATGCGCTCAGCACAAGCGCTCAACCTCGGGCAGCGCCAGCGCGGCGACCTCTGCCAGCAGGTAGTCACGCAAACGCCGCAGGCGTCCCTGCGCCCGATGCGCACGCGGCCATACCAGGTAATAGCTCTCGCCACTCAGTACGGCTGTTGGCCAGGGCAGTCCGAGCCGTCCGAGCGCCACATCCTCGGCCACCATCAACAGGTCGCCGATGGACACACCATAACCACGCGCCGCTGCGACGATGCCCAGCTCGAGCATGTCGAACATCTGTCCGCTTTTCAGTGGCACCTGATCGCTGAGCCCGGTGGCCTGCAGCCAGCGCCGCCAGTCACGGCGATCCGGCGTCGGGTGCAGCTGTTGCGCCGCACGCAGGCGCTCGAGCGTCCAGGGTGCATCCGCGGCATCGGCGGCGCTGCACACCGGGATCAACCACTCGGCAAACAGCTCGGTGCTTTCCCATTCATCGGGGAAATGGCCATCGGACAGCAGCACCGCACAATCGAAGGGCTCCTGCCGGAAATCCACCTTGTCCACATCCATCCAGGTACTGGTCAGCTGCACCTCGGCATCGGCATGCACCTGCCGGTAGTGCGACAAACGCGCCAATAGCCAGCGCACGGTCAGCGTGGTCGGTGCCTTCAGGCGCAACACGCCGTCATCGGCCTGCAGCACCGAACAGGCCCGCGCCAGGCTGTCGAAGCCGTCACTCACGCCCGGCAACAGAGCACGCCCCTGCTCGCTCAACTGCAGGCTGCGCCCGCAACGCTCGAACAGACGACAGTCGAAGTATTCCTCCAGCGTGCGGATATGCCGGCTGACTGCACTCTGGGTAATGGCCAGCTCCTCGGCGGCACGGGTGAACGAGGCATGGCGCGCGGCGGCCTCGAAGGCGCGCAGCGCATAGAGCGGTGGCAGGCGGCGGTTCATGCCTTGCTTCCATGAGTTTTAATCATGCAATACATGGCTATTTTCCTTTTGTGGGCACTCGAAAAGAACCACAGAATAGCGGCGATTACCTATCCCCCGACAGCCTGGGGATGCTTACCCTGCCGAAGTTTTACTCATCATGAAAAATTCTCTTGGCCATGAGCTGGCGGCATTGCTGCGCCTGGCCGGCCCGCTGATCTCCGCGCAGTTGGCCCATGCGCTGATGATCTTCACCGACACGCTGATGATGGCCATGCTCGGCCCGCAGCAACTGGCCGGTGGCGCACTGGGCGCCACCTGCTATTTCATCTTCTCGATCTTCTGCACCGGGGTGATCGCCGCCGTTGGCAGCCTGGTCGCCATTCGCCATGGTGCGGGTGACCCCGACGGCGTCACCCGCCTGCTGCAGAGCGGCCTGTGGCTAGCCCTGCTGCTGGGTATCGGCAGCGCACTGTGCCTCAATTTCCTGGGGCCATTACTGCCTTATCTGGGTCAGCATCCCGATGCGGCGAGTCAAGCCATGGCATTCCTCCATCCACTGT contains the following coding sequences:
- a CDS encoding LysR substrate-binding domain-containing protein; translated protein: MNRRLPPLYALRAFEAAARHASFTRAAEELAITQSAVSRHIRTLEEYFDCRLFERCGRSLQLSEQGRALLPGVSDGFDSLARACSVLQADDGVLRLKAPTTLTVRWLLARLSHYRQVHADAEVQLTSTWMDVDKVDFRQEPFDCAVLLSDGHFPDEWESTELFAEWLIPVCSAADAADAPWTLERLRAAQQLHPTPDRRDWRRWLQATGLSDQVPLKSGQMFDMLELGIVAAARGYGVSIGDLLMVAEDVALGRLGLPWPTAVLSGESYYLVWPRAHRAQGRLRRLRDYLLAEVAALALPEVERLC